The Sorangiineae bacterium MSr11367 genome window below encodes:
- a CDS encoding ATP-binding protein codes for MRIAPRLGIALGFVGALSTVGLGWALREGRRSEETRHFDTELSSACERIRDEVKRQADSDRKLIGGVCGDGELADRMLVAMEREGLEDRRLAFSQLVPNQRTAFDMDALLLVTDKGDVLGVAPSALAGIPTAEVIALTKEKPEHYLQGSPAVDGLVSRCRRKGRKVTVAVVGLRKIDPLLDRLGKTINVSAAAGAVAEKLVAGDPADLARASCVLDDGGGKLMSITVAKSRRELLENLRQIDHTVAIAVVLASTGALLLAVLLARGLSRPIEELAAQARKVASGEAQPLSVRGSGEMADLSAAFDRMIEDLETTRRRLAATSRVAAWREVARRVAHEVKNPLAPIRAAVETLRRLRARDDPAFDEYFDEATRTVLDEVHRIANIVTEFTRFARLPPPRPAEVDLVDLVKQVISLQKANAPTTAIDISVRGTPPLVMADRDQIVQVATNLLQNAIDAVKETPSPRVTVTVETNRTGRARVVITVADNGPGISPDIAARLFEPYATTKPHGTGLGLAIAQRIAIEHDGELSYIGTPGRGAVFRLALPVAGPPAISELPPPTT; via the coding sequence ATGAGAATCGCACCCCGTCTCGGCATCGCCCTCGGCTTCGTGGGCGCCCTTTCCACCGTGGGCCTCGGCTGGGCCCTGCGCGAAGGCCGGCGCAGCGAGGAAACGCGGCACTTCGACACCGAGCTGTCCTCCGCCTGCGAGCGCATTCGCGACGAGGTGAAGCGTCAAGCCGACAGCGACCGCAAATTGATCGGTGGCGTCTGCGGCGATGGCGAGCTGGCCGATCGCATGCTCGTCGCCATGGAGCGCGAAGGGCTCGAGGATCGCCGCCTGGCCTTCTCCCAGCTGGTCCCAAACCAGCGCACGGCCTTCGACATGGACGCGCTGTTGCTCGTCACCGACAAGGGCGACGTGCTGGGCGTGGCCCCGAGCGCGCTTGCGGGCATCCCGACGGCGGAGGTCATCGCGCTCACCAAGGAGAAGCCCGAGCACTATTTGCAAGGCTCCCCGGCGGTGGACGGCCTCGTCTCGCGCTGCCGAAGAAAAGGACGCAAGGTGACGGTCGCGGTCGTCGGCCTGCGGAAAATCGATCCGCTGCTCGATCGTCTCGGCAAGACGATCAACGTGTCGGCGGCGGCGGGCGCGGTCGCAGAAAAGCTGGTCGCCGGAGATCCGGCCGACCTGGCGCGCGCCTCGTGTGTGCTGGACGATGGTGGCGGGAAGCTCATGTCCATCACCGTGGCCAAGTCGCGGCGGGAGCTCCTCGAGAATCTGCGCCAGATCGACCACACCGTTGCCATCGCGGTGGTGCTCGCGTCGACGGGCGCGTTGCTCTTGGCGGTGCTGCTCGCCCGCGGATTGAGCCGCCCCATCGAGGAGCTGGCGGCGCAGGCGCGCAAGGTGGCCTCCGGCGAGGCGCAGCCTTTGTCGGTGCGGGGCAGCGGTGAAATGGCGGACCTCTCGGCGGCGTTCGATCGCATGATCGAAGATCTGGAAACGACGCGCCGCCGCCTGGCCGCCACCAGCCGCGTGGCCGCCTGGCGTGAGGTGGCACGCCGCGTGGCCCACGAGGTGAAAAATCCGCTCGCGCCGATTCGCGCGGCCGTAGAAACGTTGCGACGGCTGCGGGCCCGCGACGATCCGGCCTTCGACGAGTATTTCGACGAGGCCACGCGCACGGTGCTCGACGAGGTGCACCGCATCGCCAACATCGTCACCGAGTTCACGCGCTTTGCGCGCCTGCCGCCTCCGCGCCCCGCGGAGGTCGATCTGGTCGACTTGGTGAAGCAGGTAATCTCGCTGCAAAAGGCGAATGCGCCGACGACGGCCATCGACATCAGCGTGCGTGGCACACCGCCGCTGGTGATGGCCGATCGCGACCAAATCGTGCAGGTTGCAACGAATCTGCTTCAAAACGCGATCGACGCCGTGAAGGAGACGCCCTCGCCGCGTGTCACGGTCACCGTCGAAACGAACCGCACCGGCCGCGCCCGCGTGGTCATCACCGTGGCGGACAACGGCCCGGGCATTTCCCCCGACATCGCCGCCCGCCTTTTCGAGCCGTACGCCACGACGAAGCCGCACGGCACGGGCTTGGGCCTCGCCATCGCCCAGCGCATCGCCATCGAGCACGACGGCGAGCTCTCGTACATCGGCACCCCGGGCCGCGGCGCCGTCTTCCGTTTGGCGCTCCCGGTTGCAGGCCCGCCGGCGATCAGCGAGTTACCTCCTCCGACCACGTGA
- a CDS encoding serine/threonine protein kinase: protein MSASDPLGMIGQVLHGQFRVDDLVEDGKRHFLYRGVHLMLEVPIAIKCMKAPSGGSHDQFIRRFRHESRLHYKLSQASPHVVRVLASGTAMAPTGEQQLTPFMVLEWLDGESLAQDIANRRAQGLPGRTLSEAIRLLDPPVEALAFAHTQGIVHREVTPETLFCAQVGGGLHVKLLDFGVAKILTERALDLAPPSQSMGLVPIGAPGYAAPEQYSSNIGSVGPWTDVYAITLVLLEMMLNRPVMEEGTIPLGVRVLDPKHRPTPRALGLEVSDRVEAVLAQAVAVRPGDRQQEAGELWGMLKNALMRDQDSLQRVSKLPVTEVPRLTDPLLTETGPEMPTAALLLLNERERITLSEDQRDTLSGRDSITVRRLEEHAIRLARADAAPETPREPPTMVVREEELSYDDLGAKTLERAALPRAIVDAQVTSGMREALAEPPPQRLSDDIPPSSMEERTVVMHADELMTIANAPPPPMPPPAPRVLPDFRQPMDSAEPVAHEGELFVGAETLDAKTFDVAGPDITTKNPDTTTVSPVRAPAAPRPAPVVPNMGATWPMTQPQGAVPAPAGMGTPAPFPFPPTAPMTGQGAAVGQVMAPGQPYMPGGPPMHMPPPGMQGMQGMQGAQPPAAPPKKEAVSVAVVAVLLVLGLVVAVGAALYVAHQLGWI from the coding sequence GTGAGCGCCAGCGATCCGTTGGGGATGATCGGGCAGGTTCTGCACGGCCAATTCCGTGTCGATGACCTCGTCGAGGACGGAAAGCGGCATTTTCTCTACCGCGGCGTCCACCTGATGCTCGAAGTTCCCATCGCCATCAAGTGCATGAAGGCCCCGTCCGGTGGCTCGCACGACCAGTTCATACGGCGCTTTCGCCACGAAAGCCGCCTGCACTACAAGCTTTCCCAGGCGAGTCCGCACGTGGTTCGCGTTCTGGCGAGCGGGACCGCGATGGCGCCCACCGGCGAGCAACAGCTCACGCCCTTCATGGTGCTCGAGTGGCTCGACGGCGAGTCGCTCGCGCAGGACATCGCCAACCGCCGCGCGCAGGGCCTCCCCGGCCGCACCTTGTCCGAGGCGATCCGCCTGCTCGATCCACCGGTGGAGGCGCTCGCATTTGCGCACACCCAAGGCATCGTCCACCGCGAGGTGACGCCCGAGACGCTGTTTTGCGCGCAGGTGGGCGGCGGCCTTCATGTCAAACTGCTCGATTTTGGCGTGGCCAAGATCCTCACCGAGCGCGCACTCGATCTGGCGCCGCCGTCGCAATCCATGGGCCTCGTGCCCATCGGCGCGCCGGGTTACGCCGCGCCCGAGCAATACAGCTCCAACATCGGCAGCGTCGGACCTTGGACCGACGTGTATGCCATCACCCTGGTGCTGCTCGAGATGATGTTGAACCGCCCGGTGATGGAGGAAGGCACCATCCCGCTGGGCGTGCGCGTGCTGGATCCCAAGCACCGCCCGACGCCGCGCGCGCTGGGCCTCGAGGTGAGCGACCGGGTCGAGGCCGTGCTCGCCCAGGCCGTGGCCGTGCGCCCGGGGGATCGGCAGCAGGAGGCCGGCGAGCTTTGGGGCATGCTGAAAAATGCCCTGATGCGCGATCAGGATTCGCTGCAACGTGTCTCGAAGTTGCCGGTCACCGAAGTGCCGCGCCTGACCGATCCTCTGCTCACGGAAACCGGCCCGGAGATGCCTACCGCCGCCCTGCTCCTGCTGAACGAGCGCGAGCGCATCACCTTGTCCGAGGATCAGCGCGACACGCTTTCGGGGCGCGATTCCATCACCGTGCGGCGCCTCGAAGAGCACGCGATCCGCCTCGCCCGGGCCGACGCCGCCCCGGAGACGCCGCGCGAGCCGCCGACCATGGTCGTGCGCGAGGAGGAGCTTTCCTACGACGACCTCGGGGCGAAAACGCTGGAGCGCGCCGCCTTGCCGCGCGCCATCGTGGATGCACAGGTCACGAGCGGCATGCGCGAGGCTCTCGCAGAGCCACCGCCGCAGCGCCTCAGCGACGACATTCCGCCCTCGTCGATGGAGGAGCGCACGGTGGTGATGCACGCCGACGAACTGATGACCATCGCGAACGCGCCGCCGCCGCCCATGCCGCCGCCGGCCCCGCGCGTCTTGCCGGATTTTCGCCAGCCGATGGACTCCGCCGAGCCGGTGGCGCACGAGGGCGAGCTTTTCGTCGGTGCCGAAACGTTGGACGCGAAGACGTTCGACGTGGCCGGGCCCGACATCACGACGAAAAATCCCGACACCACCACGGTATCCCCCGTGCGTGCGCCCGCCGCACCGAGGCCGGCGCCCGTCGTCCCCAACATGGGCGCCACCTGGCCCATGACGCAGCCGCAAGGCGCCGTCCCTGCCCCCGCCGGAATGGGCACGCCTGCCCCGTTTCCCTTTCCCCCCACCGCACCGATGACCGGACAAGGCGCCGCCGTCGGGCAAGTCATGGCCCCCGGGCAGCCATACATGCCGGGCGGGCCGCCCATGCACATGCCGCCTCCCGGCATGCAAGGGATGCAAGGCATGCAAGGCGCGCAGCCGCCTGCGGCCCCTCCGAAGAAGGAAGCCGTCAGCGTCGCCGTCGTCGCCGTGCTTCTCGTGTTGGGCCTCGTGGTCGCCGTCGGGGCAGCGTTGTATGTCGCCCATCAATTGGGGTGGATCTGA
- a CDS encoding transporter substrate-binding domain-containing protein, which produces MTRIRHFVALLFALAIFFGVGPRVTAAEPPIKVYIKPILPFTFEENGRAVGFSIDLWERVAKETGVTYEYVWVKSVADQIDALKNKQGDVAVAAISITAEREAAIDFSQPFYESGLGILVGTQRQSSATALLKSVFTLDFLKLLGGLTVLLIITAHLLWFFERKRNPDQFPMTYLAGVWESAWWALSTILSGGCDAKGPIVLGGRIVGAFWMLASIVLVAYFTASITTVMTVNQLTSDINGPGDLPGQIVGTVRGTTGEKYLASRRASVRTFNTVEEAYFALEKKQIKAVVYDAPVLFYHVKQTKNDQLKVVGRIFEKQNYGIALQQNSKYRKPINEALLKLRESGYMDELSTRWFGPTD; this is translated from the coding sequence GTGACCCGCATCCGCCACTTCGTCGCCCTTCTCTTTGCGCTGGCCATCTTTTTCGGGGTGGGGCCACGCGTCACCGCGGCCGAGCCGCCGATCAAGGTGTACATCAAGCCCATCCTGCCGTTCACCTTCGAGGAGAACGGGCGCGCCGTCGGCTTCAGCATCGACCTCTGGGAACGCGTCGCCAAAGAGACCGGCGTCACCTACGAGTACGTCTGGGTCAAAAGCGTCGCCGACCAAATCGACGCCCTCAAGAACAAGCAGGGCGACGTGGCCGTGGCGGCCATCAGCATCACCGCCGAGCGCGAAGCGGCCATCGATTTCAGCCAGCCCTTCTACGAATCGGGGTTGGGCATCCTCGTGGGAACGCAGCGCCAAAGCTCGGCCACCGCGCTGCTGAAGAGCGTCTTCACCCTGGACTTTCTCAAGCTGCTCGGCGGCCTGACCGTCCTTCTCATCATCACCGCGCACTTGCTTTGGTTCTTCGAGCGAAAGCGCAACCCGGATCAATTTCCCATGACGTACCTCGCGGGCGTCTGGGAATCCGCCTGGTGGGCCCTTTCCACCATCCTGAGCGGCGGCTGCGACGCCAAAGGCCCCATCGTCTTGGGCGGACGCATCGTCGGCGCATTCTGGATGCTCGCCAGCATCGTGCTGGTCGCCTACTTCACCGCGTCCATCACCACCGTGATGACGGTGAATCAACTGACCAGCGACATCAACGGCCCGGGCGATCTCCCCGGCCAGATCGTGGGCACCGTCCGAGGCACCACCGGCGAGAAGTACCTCGCCTCGCGCCGCGCCAGCGTGCGCACCTTCAACACCGTCGAAGAGGCCTACTTCGCCCTGGAGAAGAAGCAGATCAAGGCCGTCGTCTACGACGCCCCCGTGCTCTTCTACCACGTGAAGCAGACGAAGAACGATCAGCTCAAAGTCGTCGGGCGCATCTTCGAAAAGCAAAATTACGGAATCGCTCTGCAGCAAAATAGCAAATACCGTAAACCCATCAACGAGGCCCTGCTGAAGCTCCGCGAGTCCGGCTACATGGACGAACTGAGCACCCGCTGGTTCGGCCCCACCGACTGA
- a CDS encoding carboxymuconolactone decarboxylase family protein encodes MQARMKHPAMLVPNAMQALLALGKTAENCGVPAATLTLVHLRASQINGCGFCVDMHARELKKLGESDQRIFAVGAWRDAPYFTDAERAALALSEAVTRLADRPEAVPDPLWDEARRHYDDTALAALLLSIATVNLWNRLNATTRQVAGHWS; translated from the coding sequence ATGCAAGCCCGTATGAAGCACCCCGCCATGCTCGTCCCCAACGCCATGCAAGCCCTGCTCGCCTTGGGCAAAACCGCGGAAAACTGCGGCGTTCCCGCCGCCACGCTCACCTTGGTTCACTTGCGGGCCAGCCAGATCAACGGCTGCGGCTTTTGCGTCGACATGCACGCCCGCGAGCTCAAAAAGCTCGGTGAATCCGACCAGCGCATCTTCGCCGTCGGAGCTTGGCGCGACGCCCCCTATTTCACCGACGCCGAACGCGCGGCCCTCGCCCTTTCCGAAGCCGTCACCCGCCTTGCCGACCGCCCCGAAGCCGTTCCCGATCCACTATGGGACGAGGCACGCCGCCACTATGACGACACCGCGCTCGCCGCGCTCCTCTTGTCCATCGCCACCGTGAACCTCTGGAACCGCCTCAACGCCACCACGCGCCAAGTCGCGGGCCATTGGTCCTAG
- a CDS encoding PBP1A family penicillin-binding protein — protein MAALAIVGIVGLIFAVRHFEAQLPSIADLKGNYRPPQVTRVLARDGTLLAELFTERRTVVSIKTLPAHVKLAVLAAEDAGFYEHEGLNYFGILRAFVVNVKSGKKRQGGSTITQQVVKNLLLDSERSYKRKIREALLARKLEQELEKDEILELYLNHIYFGHGRYGIQEAARDNFGKNAKDLTIAEGALLAGLVAGPESFSPRKDMKRALSRRAFVLTQMHEKQFLNDPQYEQANNEAVRLAPSVEINSDLAPEVVERARRMLLELDPEGARRGGYTIQTTIDPKLQVAARKALRDGLLAYDKRHGLTGALKVPVAPTASKGKAAKPASKDAPFEGTPSFEKHKVLIGVATGADDAQGTIDVKVGTVTGAVKLADYERYNPQGLAASVFAPTGSLVRVSLLAPVPEEAHTSITTTTTSTPLAKVPLRLESGPEGALVAIDARTRNVLAVVGNYEAQNGGLDRATQARRQPGSTFKPIVYSYALHSRIFTPATLIDVTPAAFGNYKPSNYEGWTASDPLRLREVLANSVNVGAVRVLEQVGPANVVEWGHALGIQSVLKPDLSLALGSYEVEPIELCGAYATFAAGGVYEEPRLVTKITGPDGREVALKPQAPPRRVLDDAEAYVTTNMMTSVIDHGTGARAKELRRPLAGKTGTSNQSKDTWFAGYSTEIAAVVWVGYDDGKPLGGGESGAQTALPAWISFMKVAHENKPPSEFPRPAGVVSVRIDKQTGKLPADGSDANTMDEVFLAGTEPTESGPASVVSGGDAGTSAAPVPESAAETP, from the coding sequence GTGGCGGCGCTCGCGATCGTGGGGATCGTAGGGCTGATCTTTGCGGTGAGGCACTTCGAGGCACAGCTTCCCTCGATTGCGGACCTCAAGGGAAATTATCGACCGCCGCAGGTCACGCGGGTGCTGGCCCGGGATGGCACCTTGCTCGCCGAGCTTTTCACCGAGCGTCGCACGGTCGTGTCCATCAAGACGCTGCCCGCCCACGTGAAGCTGGCGGTGCTCGCGGCCGAGGACGCGGGGTTCTACGAGCACGAAGGTCTCAATTATTTCGGCATCTTGCGCGCGTTCGTGGTGAACGTGAAATCCGGCAAGAAGCGCCAAGGGGGCTCGACCATCACGCAGCAGGTGGTGAAAAACCTGCTGCTCGACTCGGAGCGCTCGTACAAGCGGAAGATCCGCGAGGCGCTTTTGGCCCGAAAACTCGAACAGGAGCTCGAAAAGGACGAGATCCTCGAGCTTTACCTGAATCACATTTACTTCGGCCACGGCCGCTACGGCATCCAGGAAGCGGCGCGCGACAACTTCGGTAAGAACGCGAAAGATCTCACGATTGCGGAGGGTGCGCTGCTCGCGGGGCTGGTGGCCGGGCCGGAGTCGTTTTCGCCGCGCAAGGACATGAAGCGGGCCCTCAGTCGGCGGGCCTTCGTGCTCACGCAGATGCACGAGAAGCAGTTTTTGAACGATCCGCAGTACGAGCAGGCCAACAACGAGGCGGTGCGGCTTGCGCCCAGCGTCGAGATCAACAGCGATCTGGCGCCGGAGGTGGTGGAACGCGCGCGGCGCATGTTGCTGGAGCTGGATCCGGAGGGGGCACGCCGGGGCGGGTACACCATTCAGACGACGATCGACCCGAAGTTGCAGGTGGCCGCGCGCAAGGCGCTGCGCGATGGGCTGCTGGCGTACGACAAGCGCCACGGGCTGACGGGGGCGCTGAAGGTGCCGGTGGCGCCGACGGCGTCGAAGGGCAAGGCGGCCAAGCCGGCGTCGAAGGACGCGCCGTTCGAGGGGACGCCGAGCTTCGAGAAGCACAAGGTGCTCATCGGTGTGGCCACGGGCGCGGACGATGCGCAGGGCACCATCGACGTGAAGGTGGGAACCGTCACCGGCGCGGTGAAGCTCGCGGACTACGAGCGGTACAACCCGCAAGGGCTCGCGGCGAGCGTGTTTGCGCCGACGGGGAGCCTCGTGCGCGTGAGCCTTTTGGCGCCGGTGCCGGAGGAAGCGCACACGAGCATCACGACCACGACGACGTCGACGCCCCTGGCCAAGGTGCCGTTGCGGCTCGAGTCGGGGCCGGAGGGCGCGCTGGTGGCCATCGACGCGCGCACGCGCAACGTGCTGGCGGTGGTGGGCAACTACGAAGCGCAGAACGGCGGTTTGGATCGTGCGACGCAGGCGCGGCGGCAGCCGGGGTCGACGTTCAAGCCGATCGTGTACTCGTACGCGCTGCACTCGCGCATCTTCACGCCGGCGACGCTCATCGACGTGACGCCGGCGGCGTTCGGGAACTACAAGCCGTCGAACTACGAAGGGTGGACGGCGAGCGATCCTTTGCGGCTGCGCGAGGTGCTGGCCAATTCCGTGAACGTGGGCGCGGTGCGCGTGCTGGAGCAGGTGGGGCCGGCCAACGTGGTCGAGTGGGGGCATGCGCTGGGCATTCAGTCGGTGCTCAAGCCGGACCTGTCGCTGGCGCTGGGCAGCTACGAGGTGGAGCCCATCGAGCTGTGCGGCGCGTACGCGACCTTCGCGGCGGGCGGCGTGTACGAGGAGCCCCGCTTGGTGACGAAGATCACCGGGCCCGATGGGCGCGAGGTCGCACTGAAGCCGCAGGCGCCGCCGCGGCGCGTGCTCGACGACGCCGAGGCGTACGTGACGACGAACATGATGACCAGCGTGATCGATCACGGGACCGGCGCGCGCGCGAAGGAGCTGCGAAGGCCGCTCGCGGGCAAGACGGGAACGAGCAACCAGTCGAAGGACACGTGGTTTGCCGGGTACTCGACGGAAATTGCCGCGGTGGTGTGGGTCGGCTACGACGATGGCAAGCCGCTGGGCGGCGGGGAGAGCGGCGCACAGACCGCGCTTCCGGCGTGGATCTCGTTCATGAAGGTGGCGCACGAGAACAAGCCGCCGAGCGAGTTTCCGCGGCCGGCGGGCGTGGTGTCGGTGCGCATCGACAAGCAGACGGGCAAGCTTCCGGCGGACGGCAGCGACGCGAACACGATGGACGAAGTGTTCCTCGCCGGCACGGAACCGACCGAATCGGGCCCGGCGAGCGTGGTGAGCGGAGGCGATGCGGGGACGTCGGCGGCGCCCGTGCCCGAAAGTGCGGCGGAGACTCCATGA
- a CDS encoding sigma-70 family RNA polymerase sigma factor, with protein MSEQEFLAERFESHRAHLRAVAYRMLGSLSEADEAIQEAWLRVSRAGSDGVENVGGWLTTVVARIALDMLRARKARREDSLEVHLPEPIVSRAEGVDPEHQLLLANSVGLALLVVLETLAPAERLAFVLHDMFAMPFDEIAPIVGATPTAARQLASRARRRVQGSPTVPDADLSRQREVVQAFLSASREGNFDALLAVLDPDVVLRADLGPRTGGSKEVRGARNVAGQALTFARLGLSARPALVNGAAGTVSSRDGQIFSVMGFTIVNDRIAQIHVLADPERLRHVTWSEEVTR; from the coding sequence ATGAGCGAACAAGAATTTCTGGCGGAGCGCTTCGAGTCCCACCGGGCCCACCTTCGGGCCGTGGCCTATCGCATGCTCGGCTCGCTGAGCGAGGCGGATGAAGCCATCCAGGAGGCCTGGCTGCGCGTGAGCCGCGCCGGCTCCGACGGCGTGGAGAACGTGGGCGGATGGCTCACCACGGTGGTGGCCCGCATCGCGCTGGACATGCTGCGCGCGCGCAAGGCGCGGCGCGAAGACTCGCTCGAGGTGCACCTGCCGGAGCCCATCGTGAGCCGCGCCGAGGGGGTCGATCCCGAGCATCAGTTGCTCTTGGCCAACTCCGTCGGCCTCGCGCTATTGGTGGTCCTGGAAACGTTGGCACCCGCCGAGCGCCTCGCGTTCGTTCTGCACGACATGTTCGCGATGCCCTTCGACGAAATCGCGCCCATCGTCGGCGCCACCCCCACCGCCGCCCGGCAGCTCGCAAGCCGCGCCCGACGCCGCGTCCAAGGCAGCCCCACCGTGCCCGACGCGGACTTGAGCCGCCAACGCGAAGTCGTTCAGGCCTTCCTCAGCGCCTCGCGCGAGGGAAACTTCGACGCGCTCCTCGCCGTGTTGGATCCCGACGTGGTCCTCCGCGCCGACCTAGGCCCCCGTACCGGCGGCTCCAAGGAAGTGCGCGGCGCGCGCAACGTCGCCGGCCAAGCGCTCACCTTCGCACGACTGGGCCTCTCCGCGCGGCCCGCCCTGGTCAACGGCGCCGCCGGCACCGTCTCCTCCCGCGACGGCCAGATCTTCTCCGTGATGGGCTTCACCATCGTGAACGACCGCATCGCGCAGATCCACGTGCTCGCGGATCCCGAGCGACTGCGCCACGTCACGTGGTCGGAGGAGGTAACTCGCTGA
- a CDS encoding ABC transporter substrate-binding protein, which translates to MRLSRRAVLAASLAFSSRVRARGRLPVGGRLVLRVPWPIASLDPHRLDDVAAALFGDALFDTLYARDESGAIVPALAEGDPEPDRDGLRVRVRTGIVTAYGKPIDAREVVNSLRRARANSGAGWLADAPIPTRLDNVTVRFATKDAVKLAQVLASPIVPIVPLSFTPERPDGTGPFRADRRGDALVLVRNPRSARGPALLDEIVVRAAPDLSASLRAFESGADDVGWLGSGLHEPRPGARPFDLGPVAWAILRSGREGGMWDSPGLAQRIADGIPHARLSYLGLGAAWPSEREEGWSGAPSDLLVRDDSPWLVELARAVSATLSRPGHELTVRPVSSAELANRRVQRSFALAIDVARPVAPGALGALVGLATADRPASAVDIVRHPPRLGNVSPRTLTRTMRVGILGEIRIFGSRVADLALAPSASRGWDLGLSTRSRSR; encoded by the coding sequence ATGAGGCTCTCGCGCCGTGCGGTTCTCGCCGCGTCGCTCGCGTTTTCTTCCCGGGTGCGCGCAAGGGGAAGGCTGCCCGTGGGCGGGCGGCTGGTGCTGCGCGTTCCCTGGCCGATTGCCTCGCTCGATCCGCACCGGCTCGATGACGTGGCCGCGGCTCTTTTCGGCGATGCACTCTTCGATACGCTGTATGCCCGTGACGAATCGGGGGCCATCGTTCCGGCGCTGGCCGAAGGCGATCCCGAGCCCGACCGCGACGGCCTGCGCGTGCGCGTGCGCACGGGGATCGTGACGGCGTACGGCAAGCCCATCGACGCGCGCGAGGTGGTCAATTCGCTGCGGCGCGCGCGTGCGAACAGCGGGGCTGGGTGGCTCGCCGATGCGCCGATCCCCACACGGCTCGACAACGTGACGGTGCGCTTCGCGACCAAGGACGCGGTGAAGCTCGCGCAGGTGCTGGCCTCGCCCATCGTACCCATCGTGCCGCTGTCGTTCACGCCGGAGCGCCCCGACGGCACGGGGCCCTTTCGCGCCGATCGACGCGGCGATGCCCTCGTCTTGGTGCGCAATCCGCGTTCGGCGCGCGGGCCAGCGTTGCTCGATGAAATCGTGGTGCGGGCGGCGCCCGATCTGTCGGCGTCCCTGCGCGCCTTCGAATCGGGGGCCGACGACGTGGGCTGGCTCGGGTCGGGGCTTCACGAGCCGCGGCCTGGCGCGCGTCCGTTCGATCTCGGACCGGTGGCGTGGGCCATTCTGCGCTCGGGCCGTGAGGGCGGGATGTGGGACTCGCCGGGGCTCGCGCAGCGCATCGCCGACGGCATTCCGCATGCGCGCCTCTCGTACCTGGGGCTCGGGGCCGCGTGGCCTTCGGAGCGCGAGGAAGGGTGGAGCGGGGCACCGAGCGATCTCTTGGTGCGTGACGATTCTCCCTGGTTGGTCGAGCTCGCGCGGGCCGTATCGGCGACCTTGTCGCGACCCGGGCACGAGCTCACCGTGCGCCCGGTGTCGTCTGCGGAGCTGGCGAACCGGCGTGTGCAGCGCTCCTTCGCGCTGGCCATCGACGTGGCACGTCCGGTAGCGCCGGGCGCGCTCGGGGCGTTGGTGGGCCTCGCCACGGCGGACCGCCCGGCCTCCGCGGTGGACATCGTGCGCCACCCACCGCGCCTGGGCAATGTGTCCCCGCGCACCCTCACGCGCACGATGCGCGTAGGCATTTTGGGCGAGATCCGCATCTTTGGCTCGCGCGTGGCCGATCTCGCGCTGGCACCCTCGGCCTCCCGCGGCTGGGACCTCGGCCTTTCGACCCGGAGCCGCAGTCGATGA